Proteins from one Sphaeramia orbicularis chromosome 17, fSphaOr1.1, whole genome shotgun sequence genomic window:
- the LOC115436936 gene encoding nuclear receptor ROR-beta-like, with protein sequence MRAQIEVIPCKICGDKSSGIHYGVITCEGCKGFFRRSQQNNAMYSCSRQRNCLIDRTNRNRCQHCRLQKCLALGMSRDAVKFGRMSKKQRDSLYAEVQKHQKSQECVGSGGGGSTALSLPREDGVCGSGGEDGEEGLSRSYSTGGSSSTLSDLDDIAALPDLFDLPLTPEEASEYCSLELLGGGGGASTGNTSNSSSSSSSSSSLSNQNSPQQTILDGADGNGIQLLHTHSHTLLGHTSLLDHLPDDSSITDLERITQSIVKSHLETCQYSAEDMKRFTWVQYTPEETRAFQNKSAEWMWQQCAHHITNAIQYVVEFAKRIAGFMDLCQNDQIILLKAGCLEVLLIRMCRAFNVNNSTIFFNGKFAPAQFFKALGCDDLVSAVFDLGKGLCRLQLSDEEMALFSAAVLLSPDRPWLTEGQKVQKLQEKVYLALQHSLNKSGASDEKLDKMVSKLPIMKSICNLHIDKLEFFRLVHPETAYSFPPLYREVFGSEMSLPDSTDS encoded by the exons ATGCGAG CTCAGATTGAGGTCATCCCCTGTAAGATCTGTGGGGACAAGTCCTCAGGAATCCACTATGGAGTCATCACCTGCGAAGGCTGCAAG GGTTTCTTCCGTCGCAGCCAGCAGAACAATGCCATGTACTCTTGTTCCCGCCAGAGGAACTGTCTGATCGACCGAACTAACCGCAACCGATGCCAGCACTGCCGCCTACAGAAATGTCTGGCTTTGGGCATGAGCCGAGATG ctgtgaAGTTTGGCCGTATGTCGAAGAAGCAGCGTGATAGCCTCTACGCTGAAGTGCAAAAGCACCAGAAGTCTCAGGAGTGTGTGGGCTCTGGAGGTGGAGGCTCTACTGCTCTGTCTTTACCCAGGGAGGATGGTGTCTGTGGTAGCGGTGGGGAGGACGGCGAGGAAGGTCTGAGCCGGTCCTACAGCACCGGGGGCTCCAGCTCCACCCTCAGCGACCTAGATGATATCGCAGCACTGCCTGACCTGTTTGACCTGCCACTGACCCCTGAGGAGGCCAGCGAGTACTGCAGCCTGGAGCTGCTCGGCGGAGGTGGAGGAGCCAGCACAGGGAACACCTCCAACtcatcatcctcttcttcttcctcgtcATCCTTGTCTAATCAGAATTCCCCGCAGCAGACTATACTGGATGGAGCAGACGGCAATGGGATCCAGCTCctgcatacacactcacacacactgctgGGACACACTTCACTGCTGGACCATCTGCCTGATGACTCCTCAATAACAGACCTTG AGCGTATCACTCAGAGTATTGTCAAGTCTCATTTGGAGACGTGTCAGTACAGCGCTGAGGACATGAAGAGATTCACCTGGGTACAATACACACCTGAGGAAACACGTGCTTTTCAGAACAAG TCAGCTGAGTGGATGTGGCAGCAGTGCGCACACCACATCACCAATGCCATCCAGTACGTGGTGGAATTTGCCAAACGCATCGCTGGATTTATGGACCTGTGTCAGAATGACCAGATCATTTTGCTGAAAGCAG GTTGTCTGGAGGTGCTGCTGATACGTATGTGCCGAGCTTTTAATGTCAACAACAGCACGATTTTCTTCAATGGAAAGTTTGCCCCAGCACAATTCTTCAAAGCACTTG GTTGTGATGATCTTGTGAGTGCAGTGTTTGACCTGGGTAAAGGACTCTGCCGTCTCCAGCTGTCTGATGAAGAGATGGCTCTGTTCAGTGCGGCGGTCCTCTTATCTCCTG ATCGACCCTGGCTAACAGAAGGCCAGAAGGTTCAGAAACTCCAAGAGAAAGTCTACCTTGCTCTTCAGCACAGTCTAAATAAGAGCGGTGCTTCTGACGAGAAACTGGACAAG ATGGTGTCCAAGCTGCCTATAATGAAGTCTATCTGTAACCTCCACATTGATAAACTGGAGTTTTTCCGTCTGGTCCACCCAGAGACCGCCTACAGTTTCCCGCCTCTTTACCGGGAAGTGTTTGGCAGTGAGATGTCTTTGCCGGACTCTACCGACAGCTAA
- the LOC115436941 gene encoding endophilin-A2-like isoform X2, with protein MSVAGLKKQFYKASQLMSEKVGGAEGTKLDEDFKELERRADITSKAVVEVINKTSEYLQPNPATRAKLSMLNTVSKIRGQVKSPGYPQPEGLLGECMTKYGQEMGEDNNFGGALVDIGESMKRMAEVKDSLDIDVKQNFIDPLQAVAEKDIKDIQHHLKKLEGRRLDYDYKKKRQGKIPDEEIRQSLEKFHESKEMAESSMHNLLETDVEQVSQLSSFVESLLQYHKQATQVLEELSEKLRERVNEAQSRPRREYTPKPRPVIDFGEAENTNGGYSPPASSPPAYSAAEPCCKALYDFEPENPGELGFHEGDIITLISQIDENWYEGSLHGKSGYFPKNYIELVVPLPY; from the exons ATGTCAGTCGCGGGATTAAAGAAGCAATTTTACAAAGCAAGTCAG CTGATGAGTGAGAAGGTTGGGGGTGCAGAAGGAACTAAACTGGATGAAGACTTCAAGGAACTGGAAAGG AGAGCAGATATAACCAGCAAAGCAGTGGTCGAAGTCAtcaataaaacctcagagtacCTTCAACCCAACCCTGCAACTAGAGCAAAGCTGTCTATGCTCAACACAGTGTCCAAAATCCGCGGGCAGGTGAAAAGTCCAGGCTACCCTCAGCCTGAGGGCCTCTTGGGAGAATGCATGACCAAATATGGGCAAGAGATGGGCGAGGACAATAACTTTG GTGGGGCCCTAGTAGACATAGGAGAGTCGATGAAAAGGATGGCAGAGGTCAAGGACTCTCTGGATATTGATGTAAAGCAGAACTTTATAGATCCACTCCAGGCAGTTGCTGAAAAAGACATCAAAGACATCCAG CACCACCTGAAAAAGCTAGAAGGCCGCCGTCTGGACTACGATTATAAAAAGAAACGTCAGGGAAAAATCCCAGACGAAGAGATCAGGCAGTCTCTGGAGAAATTCCACGAGTCCAAGGAGATGGCAGAGAGCTCCATGCACAACCTGCTTGAAACAGAT GTGGAGCAGGTGAGTCAGCTGTCATCTTTTGTGGAGTCTCTACTGCAGTACCATAAACAGGCCACGCAAGTACTGGAGGAGCTTTCTGAAAAACTGAGAGAAAG GGTGAACGAGGCTCAGTCTAGGCCAAGGCGTGAATACACACCAAAACCCAGGCCAGTCATTGACTTTGGAGAGGCTGAGAACACCAATGGAGGATATTCCCCACCTGCATCAAGCCCTCCAGCCTACTCTGCAG CTGAGCCATGCTGTAAAGCCCTGTATGACTTCGAACCGGAGAACCCCGGAGAACTGGGCTTTCATGAGGGCGACATCATCACACTGATCAGTCAAATCGATGAAAACTGGTATGAGGGATCCCTTCATGGGAAATCCGGCTACTTCCCCAAGAACTATATTGAATTGGTGGTGCCTCTGCCATACTGA
- the LOC115436941 gene encoding endophilin-A2-like isoform X1, with product MSVAGLKKQFYKASQLMSEKVGGAEGTKLDEDFKELERRADITSKAVVEVINKTSEYLQPNPATRAKLSMLNTVSKIRGQVKSPGYPQPEGLLGECMTKYGQEMGEDNNFGGALVDIGESMKRMAEVKDSLDIDVKQNFIDPLQAVAEKDIKDIQHHLKKLEGRRLDYDYKKKRQGKIPDEEIRQSLEKFHESKEMAESSMHNLLETDVEQVSQLSSFVESLLQYHKQATQVLEELSEKLRERVNEAQSRPRREYTPKPRPVIDFGEAENTNGGYSPPASSPPAYSAAPAQYPGPSFQRTSIKNRPSEPCCKALYDFEPENPGELGFHEGDIITLISQIDENWYEGSLHGKSGYFPKNYIELVVPLPY from the exons ATGTCAGTCGCGGGATTAAAGAAGCAATTTTACAAAGCAAGTCAG CTGATGAGTGAGAAGGTTGGGGGTGCAGAAGGAACTAAACTGGATGAAGACTTCAAGGAACTGGAAAGG AGAGCAGATATAACCAGCAAAGCAGTGGTCGAAGTCAtcaataaaacctcagagtacCTTCAACCCAACCCTGCAACTAGAGCAAAGCTGTCTATGCTCAACACAGTGTCCAAAATCCGCGGGCAGGTGAAAAGTCCAGGCTACCCTCAGCCTGAGGGCCTCTTGGGAGAATGCATGACCAAATATGGGCAAGAGATGGGCGAGGACAATAACTTTG GTGGGGCCCTAGTAGACATAGGAGAGTCGATGAAAAGGATGGCAGAGGTCAAGGACTCTCTGGATATTGATGTAAAGCAGAACTTTATAGATCCACTCCAGGCAGTTGCTGAAAAAGACATCAAAGACATCCAG CACCACCTGAAAAAGCTAGAAGGCCGCCGTCTGGACTACGATTATAAAAAGAAACGTCAGGGAAAAATCCCAGACGAAGAGATCAGGCAGTCTCTGGAGAAATTCCACGAGTCCAAGGAGATGGCAGAGAGCTCCATGCACAACCTGCTTGAAACAGAT GTGGAGCAGGTGAGTCAGCTGTCATCTTTTGTGGAGTCTCTACTGCAGTACCATAAACAGGCCACGCAAGTACTGGAGGAGCTTTCTGAAAAACTGAGAGAAAG GGTGAACGAGGCTCAGTCTAGGCCAAGGCGTGAATACACACCAAAACCCAGGCCAGTCATTGACTTTGGAGAGGCTGAGAACACCAATGGAGGATATTCCCCACCTGCATCAAGCCCTCCAGCCTACTCTGCAG CTCCAGCACAATATCCAGGTCCATCCTTCCAAAGAACCTCGATCAAGAACAGACCGT CTGAGCCATGCTGTAAAGCCCTGTATGACTTCGAACCGGAGAACCCCGGAGAACTGGGCTTTCATGAGGGCGACATCATCACACTGATCAGTCAAATCGATGAAAACTGGTATGAGGGATCCCTTCATGGGAAATCCGGCTACTTCCCCAAGAACTATATTGAATTGGTGGTGCCTCTGCCATACTGA
- the stap2a gene encoding signal-transducing adaptor protein 2a: MAAAPVRQRSGPGGPRAQLPPCYYEGYLEKRGPKEKASRRLWTCLCGNTLYFFNNAKDIHYVEKLDLGGFVSLKDDCGRDRNLEAARLILRMKDGETKLTAPNLESRELWKGFLYSVIDLNVPSCLTLLPGQLQMLREVVDKERSRRRTRTPTRAPPSPLSVPLVGEIPPCFRPVSRTEAEVLLERHPDCGNMLLRPGRDGCSLAVTTRQDLNGSVFRHYRVTQRDQGGYVIDVENPIPCATLHEVIDALVEKTAGTLQPFLLEEPYEENITYVSANDENGERILHTAPSSPLPKAPALPPKQDRWCTSPLSRSPATDRRILTSPVPSSPTNPMRRLILSPSPLAQTLNEELKMKLEIRRASQD; encoded by the exons ATGGCGGCTGCACCCGTCAGGCAGCGCTCCGGGCCAGGGGGACCCCGGGCGCAGCTCCCGCCCTGCTACTACGAAGGATACCTGGAAAAGCGTGGACCGAAGGAGAAG GCATCCAGGCGTTTGTGGACCTGTCTGTGTGGGAACACTTTGTATTTCTTTAATAATGCTAAGGACATTCAT TATGTGGAGAAGCTGGACCTCGGTGGGTTTGTGTCTTTGAAGGATGATTGTGGTCGTGACAGAAACTTGGAGGCAGCCAGGCTCATTCTGAGAATGAAGGACGGAGAGACAAAACTTACA GCACCCAATCTGGAATCACGGGAGCTGTGGAAAGGTTTCCTCTACTCTGttatagat CTGAATGTGCCGTCCTGTCTCACACTGCTGCCGGGCCAGCTGCAGATGCTGAGGGAGGTGGTGGACAAAGAGCGGTCCAGACGGAGAACTCGCACTCCCACACGGGCCCCGCCGTCACCTCTGTCCGTGCCTTTAGTAGGGGAGATCCCACC GTGTTTTCGACCAGTGTCTCGAACAGAAGCAGAAGTCCTATTGGAGAGACACCCAGACTGTGGCAACATGTTACTCCGACCTGGCAGAGATGGATGCTCATTAGCTGTCACCACCCGACAGGACCTCAATGG GTCAGTGTTCCGGCATTACCGTGTGACTCAGAGGGACCAAGGTGGATATGTTATTGACGTGGAAAATCCT ATTCCATGTGCTACACTTCATGAGGTTATCGACGCCCTGGTTGAGAAGACGGCAGGGACGCTACAGCCTTTTCTACTCGAAGAGCCTTATGAAGAGAATATCA CATATGTTTCTGCCAACGATGAAAACGGAGAGCGGATCCTTCACACCGCCCCCTCCAGTCCTCTGCCAAAGGCTCCTGCCCTGCCCCCAAAACAAG ATCGCTGGTGCACTAGTCCCCTGTCGAGGTCCCCCGCCACAGACCGCCGTATCCTGACCTCACCAGTACCATCCTCGCCCACCAACCCAATGAGACGACTCATCCTCTCCCCTTCACCTCTTGCACAGA CACTCAACGAGGAGCTTAAAATGAAGCTGGAAATAAGACGAGCCAGTCAGGACTGA